The following coding sequences are from one Epinephelus fuscoguttatus linkage group LG5, E.fuscoguttatus.final_Chr_v1 window:
- the LOC125888695 gene encoding uncharacterized protein LOC125888695 translates to MSESSSGVNTLSGSFPKSHSSQYSDLGVTHRPLSVDQSPDSGLVSTPLPSSRFRFVSWHRLEQSDVTGDQLTCPRVREGPSEEELFQREGDDICVERGRRRRREEEGQRWEERLQENWENCLELNLSYQDLGDPFQQENFLRILRRLIRVEKLQLIDNSLSNLSSVRLPRCRMLNLHRNHLVCLRQLPKLPAVEHLCLSENAIGSLGGLGALGNSPLRSLNLTRNPVTFTQDYRARVFLCLPKLEILDGIPKLPEDSLPTRLQFPETTRMCNIL, encoded by the exons ATGTCAGAAAG ctcTTCAGGTGTGAACACTCTCAGTGGCAGCTTTCCCAAATCCCACTCGTCCCAGTACTCTGACCTCGGGGTTACACACAGACCTCTCTCTGTGGACCAGAGTCCTGATTCTGGACTTGTGTCTACACca CTTCCATCAAGTCGGTTCCGGTTTGTGTCTTGGCATCGCCTGGAGCAGTCTGATGTCACAGGTGACCAGCTGACCTGCCCCAGGGTCAGAGAAG GGCCATCAGAAGAGGAGCTGTTTCaaagagagggggatgacatctgtgtggagagagggaggaggaggaggcgagaGGAGGAAGGGCAAAGATGGGAGGAGAGGCTGCAAGAGAATTGGGAAAACTGTCTG GAGTTAAATCTGTCCTACCAGGACTTGGGCGACCCCTTCCAGCAAGAGAATTTCCTCCGGATCCTCCGCCGCTTGATCCGTGTGGAGAAACTACAACTGATTGACAACTCCCTCTCCAACCTGAGTTCTGTACGTCTGCCAAG GTGCAGAATGCTAAACCTTCACCGTAACCACCTGGTGTGTCTGCGTCAGCTGCCAAAGCTCCCAGCAGTGGAGCACCTTTGTCTGTCTGAGAATGCCATTGGCTCCCTGGGGGGACTGGGAGCTCTGGGGAACAGCCCGCTCCGCTCCCTCAACCTGACCCGCAATCCAGTGACCTTCACTCAGGACTACCGTGCACG TGTTTTCCTCTGTTTGCCAAAGCTCGAGATCCTGGATGGAATCCCCAAGCTGCCAGAAGACTCTCTGCCCACCAGACTACAGTTCCCAGAAACCACCagaatgtgcaacattttatgA
- the golim4a gene encoding Golgi integral membrane protein 4a isoform X2, with the protein MGSGVCSRRQRRIFQCLLLVTVVCGVMYGGMISYEMHKQLKRTEAMALKYQQHQESLSAQLQDYLVYKLDAQQLLNKEKQEASSRLNTLQVQHQMLKNQHDDLKKQFYDLQEQHQVQGDDHNRLLDEHKEHYEKLQQMKEVEISHLKDNVYNLREENKQLRKAHHDIHTQLQDAQIRHQDLKAAHDNLALTLEDHKSALAAAQVQVDEYKQLRESLNRAPNIRQPEQNHAPQHPQAAAIAPESHVHAAQQTAILEQPHKDKPAHEDHHQDHQDTESRLDHQQEEMHAQFQLKSHPTVSQHTLSDKEEDREGEAERRRELAEEEMAQAGQPQKLEEDPDQTQDEQQEEEEEQEQEQPDENALDQQRHQQQPGPHPELHQDTQLQHEAHAQVERVKSAYEQQQEQQRLEAQRAEERRQIQMRQEALQAQRDKVLKEREQRLKLEQEREQEHHREADRREQLLREEHQRKRAEYENMDNDIVQGEEDRHTDDEEDGDMLHEEEENQEVDHRVPSHQQGAAVGDLDPEDDPNNQGEDEFEEAEDERPQHRVAEEEEGVGEEEEGPAAPAQHKDTHPGPERPAVEEGLVMAGNPDQQEDTLDDQYQEEAEDEAQEDIAGGQKREEEVEEEGEDPYNEETIDQDDVKNQEGPRKEGDHRKEAENNEEENYEEEEEEVEEDTAGHDKGTNRRAEM; encoded by the exons aTTATTTGGTTTATAAACTTGACGCACAACAGTTACTCAACAAGGAGAAG CAAGAGGCCAGCAGCAGGCTCAACACTCTCCAAGTGCAACATCAGATGCTGAAG AACCAGCACGACGACCTGAAGAAGCAGTTTTACGATCTGCAGGAGCAGCACCAAGTCCAGGGTGACGACCACAACCGGCTGCTGGACGAGCACAAAGAGCACTACGAGAAACTGCAGCAAATGAAAGAGGTGGAAATCTCCCATCTCAAAG ATAATGTATATAACCTGAGAGAGGAGAATAAACAGCTGAGGAAAGCCCACCatgacattcacacacagctACAGGACGCACAG ATTCGGCATCAGGACCTGAAGGCAGCCCACGACAACCTCGCACTGACACTGGAAGACCACAAGAGTGCGCTGGCTGCAGCTCAG GTGCAGGTGGATGAATACAAGCAGCTGAGGGAGTCTCTGAACAGGGCACCAAACATAAGACAGCCTGAACAAAACCATGCCCCCCAGCATCCGCAAGCAGCTGCCATAGCGCCCGAGTCCCATGTTCACGCAGCCCAACAGACCGCAATCCTGGAACAGCCACACAAAGACAAGCCTGCCCATGAGGACCATCACCAGGATCACCAGGACACTGAGTCCAGG TTGGACCATCAACAGGAGGAGATGCACGCCCAGTTCCAGCTCAAGTCCCATCCCACCGTGTCCCAGCACACCTTGTCAGAcaaagaggaggacagagagggagaggctgagaggaggagggagctggcagaggaggagatggcTCAAGCGGGACAGCCTCAGAAGCTGGAGGAGGACCCGGACCAAACGCAGGAtgagcagcaggaggaagaggaggagcaagAGCAGGAGCAGCCAGATGAGAACGCCTTGGACCAACAGAGACACCAGCAACAACCG GGTCCCCATCCGGAGCTGCATCAGGACACCCAGCTGCAGCACGAGGCGCACGCCCAGGTGGAGCGTGTGAAGTCGGCCTacgagcagcagcaggagcagcagcgcCTGGAGGCTCAGAGGGCTGAGGAGCGCAGGCAGATCCAGATGCGACAGGAGGCCCTGCAGGCCCAGAGAGACAAGGTGCTGAAGGAGAGGGAGCAGAGGCTGAAGCTGGAGCAGGAGCGAGAGCAGGAGCACCACAGGGAGGCCGACAGACGGGAGCAGCTGCTCAGAGAGGAGCACCAAAG GAAGAGGGCCGAGTACGAGAACATGGACAATGATATCGTTCAAGGGGAAGAGGACCGCCACACTGACGACGAAGAAG ACGGTGACATGTTacacgaggaggaggagaaccaAGAAGTGGATCACAGAGTGCCGTCACATCAGCAG GGTGCTGCAGTCGGTGATCTGGACCCGGAGGATGACCCCAACAACCAGGGAGAGGACGAGTTTGAGGAGGCCGAGGACGAGCGGCCGCAGCACAGGGTcgcagaagaggaggagggggtgggggaggaggaagaggggccAGCAGCGCCGGCCCAGCACAAAGACACTCACCCGGGCCCTGAACGACCTGCTGTGGAGGAGGGGTTGGTG atggCTGGAAACCCAGATCAACAGGAAGACACGCTGGATGATCAGTaccaggaggaggcagaggacgAG GCTCAGGAGGACATAGCTGGTGggcagaagagagaggaggaggtggaggaggaaggagaggatcCATATAATGAGGAGACCATAGATCAG GACGACGTAAAAAACCAGGAGGGACCAAGAAAGGAGGGGGATCACAGAAAAGAGGCCGAGAACAACGAGGAAGAGAACtacgaggaggaagaggaggaagtagAGGAGGACACAGCTGGTCACGACAAGGGAACCAATCGGAGGGCAGAGATGTGA